One Aneurinibacillus migulanus genomic region harbors:
- a CDS encoding MerR family transcriptional regulator, which translates to MEYTVQKLAKLTGVTSRTLRYYDEIGILKPARINSSGYRIYGQAEVDKLQQILFYRELDVDLESIKKIVNSPSFDDIKALKEHREKLLAKREQLDRLIASVNKTLAAREGRMTMSDTEKFEAFKQKLINENEKKYGEEIRAKYGDEQIDKSNKKLKGMTEAQYAEVEKLGEEALALLNEALLTGDPASELAQKAADLHRQWLSYFWDSYTKEAHVGVAQMYVDDERFTAYYDKKNPGAAEFLRDAVLIYTGMKKD; encoded by the coding sequence ATGGAATACACAGTGCAAAAGTTAGCAAAATTAACCGGAGTTACGAGTAGAACATTGCGATATTACGATGAAATTGGAATTCTTAAGCCGGCGAGAATCAATTCATCCGGATATCGCATATATGGGCAGGCAGAGGTTGATAAACTACAGCAAATCCTTTTTTACAGAGAGCTTGATGTAGATTTGGAAAGTATAAAAAAGATTGTCAACTCCCCATCCTTTGATGACATAAAAGCACTGAAAGAACACCGTGAAAAGCTTCTGGCAAAACGTGAGCAACTAGATCGATTAATTGCTAGTGTTAATAAAACATTAGCCGCAAGAGAAGGGAGAATGACCATGAGTGACACGGAAAAGTTTGAAGCCTTTAAACAAAAATTGATTAATGAAAATGAAAAGAAATATGGCGAAGAAATCAGAGCGAAGTATGGGGACGAACAAATTGACAAATCAAATAAAAAACTAAAAGGAATGACAGAAGCACAGTATGCTGAAGTTGAAAAGCTTGGAGAAGAGGCACTGGCTCTATTGAATGAGGCGCTCTTAACTGGAGACCCCGCAAGTGAATTAGCGCAGAAAGCTGCTGATCTACATCGCCAATGGTTAAGTTATTTTTGGGATAGTTACACGAAGGAAGCACATGTAGGGGTAGCACAGATGTATGTAGATGATGAAAGATTTACAGCGTATTATGATAAAAAAAATCCTGGAGCAGCAGAATTTCTTAGAGATGCGGTTCTTATTTATACAGGAATGAAAAAAGATTAA
- a CDS encoding monooxygenase, whose amino-acid sequence MYYKLLQIDFPVDGPWREEMTTTYSKLAAHISQTPGLLWKIWTENVETGEAGGIYLFEDEASAQNYLTEHTTRLESFGIQNIRAKIFDVNQQLSEITKFTFIKK is encoded by the coding sequence ATGTATTATAAACTATTACAAATTGACTTTCCGGTTGATGGGCCATGGAGAGAAGAAATGACTACAACATACTCTAAGTTGGCCGCACACATTTCTCAAACTCCCGGTCTTCTGTGGAAAATCTGGACAGAAAACGTTGAAACAGGAGAAGCAGGCGGGATTTATTTATTTGAAGATGAAGCCAGCGCACAAAACTATCTGACTGAGCATACCACTCGTCTTGAATCATTCGGCATTCAAAATATCCGTGCTAAAATATTTGACGTGAATCAACAACTTTCTGAAATTACAAAATTTACATTCATTAAAAAATAA
- a CDS encoding stage V sporulation protein S — translation MAKLRFRQSGLPAVNQMVKAVATSRRVLIHVGFDLNCVPAFLSLNGKTSALKMVVWRVKKT, via the coding sequence ATGGCGAAGCTGAGGTTCAGGCAATCGGGGCTGCCTGCTGTGAACCAGATGGTGAAGGCAGTAGCAACCAGCAGGAGGGTGCTGATTCATGTGGGATTTGATTTGAACTGTGTACCGGCCTTCCTTAGTCTGAATGGTAAGACATCAGCACTCAAGATGGTGGTATGGCGAGTGAAGAAGACATGA
- a CDS encoding bifunctional transcriptional activator/DNA repair enzyme AdaA, translating to MMSIKGQEHENKSNVIHKQNTVAVSQEHIAYEKWQAIILNDASYDGAFFYGVKSTGIFCRPSCKSRTPKKENMRVFQNVEQALLENFRPCKRCKPTGRRLHDHEWGDQIIRCIDMNYSETLTLETLADICHGSPYYLHRVFKRVKGMTSVEYIQQTRIAKAIEYLIDSDKAISDIAMTVGIPNTSYFITLFKAKTGHTPADYRQGVL from the coding sequence ATGATGAGTATAAAAGGGCAAGAACACGAGAATAAATCTAACGTCATTCACAAACAAAATACAGTAGCTGTAAGTCAAGAGCACATAGCGTACGAAAAGTGGCAAGCAATCATACTTAATGATGCATCCTACGATGGTGCGTTTTTCTATGGTGTAAAGAGCACGGGGATTTTTTGCAGGCCGTCTTGTAAATCCAGAACGCCTAAAAAGGAAAATATGCGCGTATTTCAAAACGTAGAACAAGCGCTGTTAGAAAATTTCCGTCCATGTAAACGATGCAAACCGACCGGTCGTCGTTTACATGATCATGAGTGGGGGGATCAGATCATACGATGTATCGACATGAATTACAGTGAAACGTTGACGCTAGAAACCTTGGCAGATATATGCCATGGTAGCCCTTATTATTTGCACCGTGTATTTAAGCGAGTTAAAGGAATGACATCGGTTGAATATATCCAGCAAACGAGAATCGCTAAGGCCATAGAGTATTTGATCGACTCGGATAAAGCAATTTCTGATATCGCTATGACGGTAGGGATTCCCAATACGTCGTATTTTATAACGCTTTTCAAGGCAAAAACAGGGCATACGCCAGCAGACTATCGCCAAGGTGTATTATGA
- a CDS encoding MFS transporter, translating to MKNKKYFNFYKLWLGQSISLLGTQFTLVALPLFALEVLKTSEANAALLRGIIFIPYLIFGLVAGALIDILHRKKVLLICSICQGVLFLSVFILTVTNIITFPLLVFLMFLNGIFTTFYNIAIPSFLPEILTDKDNLKKGNAQLALSESLSIVIGPMLVGIVITLVGLTGSFTVDAVTYFVCFVFVLFISKFKPHTAGSLKNVNIKSVYKDIYKGLIYFKKHPLLEPIVSCGAVYGFFKYILNSILVIFLYKVMGLSELEIGFVVGSAAVGFLIGNTILMKKSQQINNTKMLIYSATVSVIGLAFIPIMGYLGTVYGIVAASIIHGMGEGVFGPYAATIRQLASPSHMLGRVNAVQRTLNWGAWALGSFASAFLVSIFGLQTTLFIGGFGTTLCLMVLLRRGVSKGTDIEYTSSF from the coding sequence ATGAAAAATAAAAAATATTTTAATTTTTACAAGCTTTGGCTAGGACAGTCTATAAGTTTGTTAGGTACCCAGTTTACATTAGTAGCTTTGCCTCTTTTTGCATTAGAGGTGCTAAAAACAAGTGAGGCGAATGCTGCCTTGCTTCGTGGGATTATATTCATACCCTACCTAATTTTCGGATTAGTAGCCGGTGCTTTGATAGACATCCTTCATAGAAAAAAGGTTTTGCTAATTTGTAGTATATGTCAAGGCGTTTTATTTTTATCAGTATTCATACTGACTGTAACAAATATAATAACGTTCCCTTTATTGGTGTTTCTCATGTTTTTGAATGGAATATTTACCACGTTTTACAACATTGCAATTCCTTCTTTCTTACCGGAAATATTAACAGATAAAGACAACTTAAAAAAAGGAAATGCACAACTAGCACTTTCGGAGTCTCTTTCTATAGTAATTGGTCCTATGCTAGTAGGAATCGTTATTACTCTAGTTGGGTTAACAGGCTCTTTCACTGTTGATGCAGTAACGTATTTTGTTTGTTTTGTGTTTGTATTATTTATTTCAAAGTTTAAACCGCATACAGCGGGCTCTTTAAAAAACGTAAATATAAAATCCGTATACAAAGACATATATAAAGGTTTGATATATTTTAAAAAACACCCTCTATTGGAACCAATTGTAAGCTGTGGCGCTGTTTACGGTTTTTTTAAATACATACTAAATAGCATTTTAGTAATATTCCTTTATAAGGTAATGGGTCTATCTGAACTTGAAATAGGCTTTGTTGTAGGTTCAGCAGCGGTGGGATTTTTAATAGGAAATACGATACTCATGAAAAAAAGTCAACAAATTAATAATACAAAAATGCTTATTTATAGCGCTACTGTATCAGTTATCGGTCTGGCCTTTATACCGATAATGGGATATTTGGGAACCGTTTACGGTATAGTAGCTGCAAGTATCATACATGGTATGGGAGAAGGTGTATTTGGCCCTTACGCTGCAACGATACGACAACTTGCCTCACCAAGTCACATGCTAGGCAGAGTAAATGCTGTACAGCGTACGCTTAATTGGGGAGCTTGGGCATTGGGAAGTTTTGCTAGTGCATTTTTAGTTTCTATATTTGGGCTTCAAACTACGTTATTTATAGGAGGCTTCGGAACAACATTGTGTTTAATGGTGTTGTTAAGGCGAGGCGTATCAAAAGGAACCGACATTGAATATACGAGTTCATTTTAG
- a CDS encoding ATP-grasp domain-containing protein, producing MYKVSKGTDIENTPHILFIGGWTKPIQDALDSGYTVSYIGSYTKHIYFDGTILEKCFYKKEIDTTNIPLSVYYAEELYKEKRFDVVVSFNEAALDTACIIAKIFNVKGPSYNANMITRNKDMMREILAGKDFSIDSTVCNNIKDIDEFLNKKDSIIIKPPIGAGGKGVSKLDTGDDVEVFIKDNGIQLPVLVEEYVEGDVVYTVETVSYNKKHSILAISAEIFKEDTFIINYTIMPAPIDESQKKLIIEKVILFLDDMQMEDGITHTEVKIDKQNKPIIIESQVRIGGGNIWKMLELTTGISQFGYYYDALATETIDEFRCVPSKCQAMSLSLIPKPGYLKEIKYKGLTNISEVVLIDLLVKEGDTIPTIADSTQRKGSILFTANDIEHMYEVADKICDNITFVYQDLSEWKPSFKKIFNCSCPKNLHKFTIE from the coding sequence ATGTATAAGGTATCAAAAGGAACTGATATAGAAAATACACCACACATTTTATTTATAGGGGGATGGACAAAACCTATACAAGATGCTTTAGACAGTGGGTATACTGTTTCGTATATAGGGTCTTACACTAAACACATATATTTTGATGGAACTATCTTAGAAAAGTGTTTCTATAAAAAAGAAATAGACACAACAAATATACCCTTGTCTGTATACTATGCTGAAGAATTGTACAAAGAGAAACGATTTGATGTGGTTGTATCTTTCAACGAAGCAGCCTTAGATACGGCTTGCATAATTGCAAAGATTTTTAATGTTAAAGGACCTTCTTACAATGCTAATATGATAACCCGCAATAAAGACATGATGCGTGAAATTCTAGCAGGCAAAGACTTTTCGATAGATTCGACAGTTTGCAATAACATAAAAGACATTGATGAATTTTTGAACAAAAAAGATAGTATTATAATAAAGCCCCCGATTGGCGCAGGTGGTAAAGGAGTGTCTAAGCTAGACACAGGAGATGACGTAGAGGTATTTATTAAAGATAATGGTATTCAACTACCTGTTTTAGTGGAAGAGTACGTTGAAGGTGACGTAGTTTATACGGTCGAAACCGTTTCTTATAACAAAAAACACTCTATACTAGCTATATCAGCTGAAATATTTAAAGAAGATACGTTTATAATAAACTATACTATTATGCCGGCACCTATAGATGAATCTCAAAAAAAATTAATTATTGAGAAAGTAATACTATTTTTGGACGACATGCAAATGGAAGACGGCATTACTCATACAGAAGTAAAGATAGACAAACAAAATAAGCCAATAATCATAGAGTCTCAAGTTAGGATAGGTGGTGGTAATATATGGAAAATGTTGGAACTAACAACCGGCATATCTCAATTTGGATACTATTATGATGCGTTAGCTACTGAGACTATAGATGAATTTAGATGTGTACCTTCAAAATGTCAAGCTATGTCTTTAAGCTTGATTCCAAAACCAGGTTACTTAAAAGAAATCAAGTATAAAGGGTTAACTAACATATCCGAGGTCGTATTAATTGATCTATTAGTAAAAGAGGGCGACACCATACCAACTATTGCAGACAGTACTCAACGCAAAGGAAGTATATTATTTACGGCTAATGATATAGAACATATGTATGAAGTTGCAGATAAAATATGTGACAATATAACGTTTGTTTATCAGGATTTGTCAGAATGGAAACCTTCTTTTAAAAAAATATTTAACTGTAGTTGCCCAAAAAACTTACACAAATTTACAATTGAATAG
- a CDS encoding AbrB/MazE/SpoVT family DNA-binding domain-containing protein: MKATGIVRKVDELGRIVLPRELRRTFEINEKDGLEIFVDEECIVLRKYAPACIFCNSVSDVTEYKGKKICVSCFDDIKKK, translated from the coding sequence TTGAAAGCGACAGGGATCGTACGTAAAGTGGATGAGCTTGGAAGAATCGTTTTGCCAAGGGAATTAAGGCGCACATTTGAGATTAATGAAAAAGATGGATTAGAGATTTTTGTGGATGAAGAGTGCATTGTCTTACGTAAGTACGCGCCAGCCTGCATATTTTGTAATTCCGTATCAGACGTTACTGAATATAAGGGAAAGAAAATTTGTGTATCCTGTTTTGATGATATAAAGAAAAAATAG
- a CDS encoding DUF7662 domain-containing protein, with the protein MIARGSKYDPLHKFLKSTDSNRLAMTFLEIEEVLRFSLPVSASKYMAWWDGASQHTQAYSWTNAGFKAKPILSEKKVEFVKYEAE; encoded by the coding sequence ATGATTGCAAGGGGTAGTAAATACGATCCACTACATAAATTCCTAAAATCAACTGATTCAAATCGTCTAGCTATGACTTTTTTAGAAATAGAAGAGGTTCTTAGGTTTTCACTTCCAGTATCAGCATCTAAATATATGGCATGGTGGGATGGAGCCTCACAACATACACAAGCCTATTCTTGGACAAATGCGGGGTTTAAAGCAAAACCCATCTTGAGTGAAAAGAAAGTTGAGTTTGTTAAATATGAAGCAGAATAA
- a CDS encoding PadR family transcriptional regulator translates to MKINKELLKGSTVILILTLLERKEMYGYEMVKEIEKHSSGVFTFKEGTLYPILHTLEGNGMVESYWQGQEGTRKRKYYRITKLGTGHLKERKKEWETFRLAMEQVLGEGRA, encoded by the coding sequence ATGAAAATTAATAAAGAACTTCTTAAAGGCAGTACCGTAATTCTCATCCTGACATTATTGGAGAGAAAAGAAATGTATGGCTATGAAATGGTAAAGGAAATCGAAAAACATTCAAGTGGGGTGTTTACCTTTAAAGAAGGAACACTCTATCCTATTCTGCATACACTCGAGGGAAATGGAATGGTAGAATCCTATTGGCAGGGGCAGGAAGGTACACGCAAGAGAAAATATTATCGTATTACTAAGCTAGGAACTGGGCATCTAAAAGAGCGGAAAAAAGAGTGGGAAACATTCCGATTGGCAATGGAACAAGTATTAGGGGAGGGACGTGCGTGA
- a CDS encoding FtsW/RodA/SpoVE family cell cycle protein has protein sequence MNLEMQSYIETVCSFVKSQEVHCDIQSELENHIIESVDEYKAVGFSEDEAFKKALALMGDPKIVGKQLNQAHKPRIDWKTISLVTTLIGIGLASLYSMQRSLLLSEDAVFRQLLSVGLGIIVMISFMFFDYRKIMKYSMGLLLGTLGMMMLVFFQGNLMNGIPIYSFGFIRINIWDVSPTLLVIALCGIFTNRKWEKKYDIGYLLVLYLSPIFLYLITPTMISAVLYTICYFVLLIMCGIVKKRYVFILSMFIGGGAFFILKTSFLHWERFIAFLHPFQYADTVGYQTVKSIEIISDAGLWGHGFGAELRLLGSVENHFVLTYIIHIFGWVLGGAMIVLFILLIARLFHAVKDSREMYGKALTIGLGALFILQSIWNIAMVVGLAPAASINLPFISYGGIGFIFQAAAIGLILSVYRRKNMISSRHIIK, from the coding sequence GTGAACCTTGAGATGCAATCTTACATTGAAACGGTTTGTTCTTTTGTGAAAAGCCAAGAAGTGCATTGCGATATTCAGTCTGAGCTAGAAAACCATATCATTGAATCGGTGGATGAATATAAAGCCGTGGGTTTTTCCGAGGACGAAGCTTTTAAAAAGGCACTTGCTCTAATGGGCGATCCGAAGATAGTAGGAAAACAATTGAACCAAGCCCACAAACCTCGTATTGATTGGAAAACTATTAGCTTGGTCACTACCTTAATAGGGATTGGTCTGGCAAGTCTGTATTCTATGCAGAGAAGCTTATTGCTTTCAGAAGATGCTGTATTTCGGCAATTGTTAAGTGTTGGTTTGGGAATCATTGTAATGATTTCCTTTATGTTTTTTGATTATCGGAAAATAATGAAGTATTCTATGGGACTTCTTCTAGGAACCCTTGGAATGATGATGCTTGTATTTTTTCAGGGAAACCTGATGAATGGTATTCCTATCTATAGTTTTGGTTTTATTAGAATTAATATTTGGGATGTAAGTCCAACGTTGTTGGTTATTGCTCTATGTGGCATATTCACGAATAGGAAATGGGAGAAGAAATACGATATCGGATATCTTCTGGTCCTCTATTTGTCACCTATCTTTCTTTACTTGATAACACCTACTATGATATCAGCTGTATTATATACGATTTGTTATTTTGTATTGCTAATAATGTGTGGCATTGTTAAAAAAAGATATGTTTTTATTCTTAGTATGTTTATAGGCGGAGGAGCGTTCTTTATCCTTAAGACAAGCTTCCTTCATTGGGAGCGTTTCATAGCTTTTTTGCATCCATTTCAATATGCTGATACTGTAGGATACCAAACTGTAAAGTCGATTGAAATTATATCTGATGCCGGGCTATGGGGACATGGATTCGGAGCAGAACTTCGTCTTTTGGGCTCAGTAGAAAATCACTTTGTTTTAACCTATATTATTCATATCTTTGGATGGGTTTTGGGAGGAGCGATGATTGTATTATTCATCCTTCTTATTGCAAGATTGTTTCATGCGGTGAAAGATAGCAGAGAAATGTACGGAAAGGCTTTGACAATAGGACTAGGAGCATTATTCATCCTACAGTCTATCTGGAACATTGCAATGGTTGTTGGATTGGCACCTGCAGCTAGTATAAACTTACCTTTTATTAGTTATGGAGGGATAGGCTTTATTTTCCAAGCAGCCGCAATTGGATTGATACTTAGTGTATATCGTAGGAAAAACATGATTTCCTCTAGACATATAATAAAATGA